The Triticum aestivum cultivar Chinese Spring chromosome 7B, IWGSC CS RefSeq v2.1, whole genome shotgun sequence genome window below encodes:
- the LOC123162319 gene encoding uncharacterized protein isoform X1, with amino-acid sequence MAAASSSSSSSSPSSSSSSSTSSPSSSDPDYKVTTSDLDDDAAGVELPSSDEEFLSVLRTQGHVDAVCKKYGISEDQYTALPAGDLRASSSPPHGAVCVYAHALEAGMRVPLHPFFVDALNHFGLAPTQLAPNGWRIMAGFVVLCHSAGVSPSLAVFRRFFMLSTLPHSHKQKKGWYYFHPRSRDRSGLRFTGLPESIKDWKRGFFFLCSPTAWPCPVEWGRPSKSSLVDPVLSTEDEASAAKLLRAQGASFIDLRKYLCRSNLANAGISPLSAPARAPSSPQLPAPEPSSPQPSSPEPPPSYTCTATEFKVMDPAVYGMMKSMLAAKAAVAQTPASANKVKIEPGGDATRSSPLRGKKRNLDEAGGSDGPPCVLPNTPPTADDSSAPTGICSPTEAFSRSSRKMQHIPSGHDGDSTDWVAARERLRGVVPPQQERVFAATEPSDIVASSYIAILQYLSVDGNDACVQAANYASFSLAYALELEQRLVARDAEVAALRTQLEKSEDKLAAAEAEAEMMKAELAVRRRAQDALDGYERWRGGSKT; translated from the exons ATGGCGGCTGCTTCTtcttcgtcgtcctcctcctctccatcctcttcctcctcctcctccacgtcCTCTCCGTCCTCCTCCGACCCGGACTACAAGGTCACCACCTCCGACCTCGACGACGACGCCGCCGGCGTCGAGCTCCCGTCGTCGGACGAGGAATTCCTCTCCGTCTTGCGCACGCAGGGCCACGTCGACGCGGTGTGCAAGAAATACGGCATCTCCGAGGACCAGTACACCGCCCTCCCCGCAGGCGACCTGCGCGCCAGCTCGTCCCCGCCGCACGGCGCCGTCTGCGTGTACGCGCACGCGCTGGAGGCCGGGATGCGCGTCCCCCTGCACCCCTTCTTCGTCGACGCGCTCAACCACTTCGGCCTCGCGCCCACGCAGCTCGCGCCCAACGGGTGGCGCATCATGGCGGGATTCGTTGTCCTCTGCCACTCCGCCGGCGTGTCGCCGTCCCTCGCGGTGTTCCGGCGGTTCTTCATGCTGTCCACCCTCCCCCACAGCCACAAGCAGAAAAAAGGCTGGTACTACTTCCATCCCAGATCGAGGGACAGATCCGGCTTGCGCTTCACGGGGTTGCCGGAGTCCATCAAGGATTGGAAGCGTGGGTTCTTCTTCCTCTGTTCGCCGACCGCGTGGCCTTGTCCTGTGGAGTGGGGCAGGCCGTCCAAGAGCTCTCTCGTGGACCCCGTGCTCTCCACCGAAGATGAGGCATCGGCGGCCAAGTTGCTACGTGCTCAGGGAGCCTCCTTCATTGATCTTAGGAAGTATCTTTGCCGCAGCAATCTTGCCAACGCCGGGATATCTCCCTTatcggcaccggcacgggcgccgTCATCACCGCAGCTCCCGGCACCGGAGCCGTCGTCACCGCAGCCGTCGTCACCGGAGCCGCCGCCTTCTTATACTTGTACCGCCACCGAGTTCAAAGTGATGGATCCCGCAGTGTACGGCATGATGAAATCCATGCTAGCAGCGAAGGCGGCGGTTGCACAAACACCGGCATCGGCGAACAAGGTGAAAATCGAGCCGGGCGGAGATGCGACGAGATCGTCACCATTGCGTGGGAAGAAGAGGAATCTGGACGAAGCAGGCGGCAGCGACGGCCCACCATGTGTGCTGCCAAACACTCCGCCTACCGCCGATGACAGCTCGGCGCCCACCGGAATTTGTTCCCCAACCGAAGCCTTCTCCCGGAGCAGCCGGAAGATGCAGCATATTCCCAGCGGACACGACGGCGACAGCACCGACTGGGTCGCCGCGAGGGAGAGGCTGCGGGGCGTCGTCCCGCCGCAGCAGGAGCGCGTGTTTGCGGCGACCGAGCCCTCCGACATCGTCGCGTCCAGCTACATCGCCATTCTTCAG TATTTGTCTGTGGACGGCAACGACGCTTGCGTGCAGGCTGCAAACTAcgcgtccttctccttggcctACGCGCTGGAGCTGGAGCAGCGGCTGGTTGCGCGGGacgcggaggtcgccgcactgcgGACGCAGCTGGAGAAGTCGGAGGACAAGCtcgccgcggcggaggcggaggcggagatgATGAAGGCCGAGCTCGCCGTGCGGCGGCGCGCGCAGGACGCGCTGGATGGCTACGAGCGCTGGCGGGGCGGAAGCAAAACGTGA
- the LOC123162319 gene encoding uncharacterized protein isoform X2, which translates to MAAASSSSSSSSPSSSSSSSTSSPSSSDPDYKVTTSDLDDDAAGVELPSSDEEFLSVLRTQGHVDAVCKKYGISEDQYTALPAGDLRASSSPPHGAVCVYAHALEAGMRVPLHPFFVDALNHFGLAPTQLAPNGWRIMAGFVVLCHSAGVSPSLAVFRRFFMLSTLPHSHKQKKGWYYFHPRSRDRSGLRFTGLPESIKDWKRGFFFLCSPTAWPCPVEWGRPSKSSLVDPVLSTEDEASAAKLLRAQGASFIDLRKYLCRSNLANAGISPLSAPARAPSSPQLPAPEPSSPQPSSPEPPPSYTCTATEFKVMDPAVYGMMKSMLAAKAAVAQTPASANKVKIEPGGDATRSSPLRGKKRNLDEAGGSDGPPCVLPNTPPTADDSSAPTGICSPTEAFSRSSRKMQHIPSGHDGDSTDWVAARERLRGVVPPQQERVFAATEPSDIVASSYIAILQAANYASFSLAYALELEQRLVARDAEVAALRTQLEKSEDKLAAAEAEAEMMKAELAVRRRAQDALDGYERWRGGSKT; encoded by the exons ATGGCGGCTGCTTCTtcttcgtcgtcctcctcctctccatcctcttcctcctcctcctccacgtcCTCTCCGTCCTCCTCCGACCCGGACTACAAGGTCACCACCTCCGACCTCGACGACGACGCCGCCGGCGTCGAGCTCCCGTCGTCGGACGAGGAATTCCTCTCCGTCTTGCGCACGCAGGGCCACGTCGACGCGGTGTGCAAGAAATACGGCATCTCCGAGGACCAGTACACCGCCCTCCCCGCAGGCGACCTGCGCGCCAGCTCGTCCCCGCCGCACGGCGCCGTCTGCGTGTACGCGCACGCGCTGGAGGCCGGGATGCGCGTCCCCCTGCACCCCTTCTTCGTCGACGCGCTCAACCACTTCGGCCTCGCGCCCACGCAGCTCGCGCCCAACGGGTGGCGCATCATGGCGGGATTCGTTGTCCTCTGCCACTCCGCCGGCGTGTCGCCGTCCCTCGCGGTGTTCCGGCGGTTCTTCATGCTGTCCACCCTCCCCCACAGCCACAAGCAGAAAAAAGGCTGGTACTACTTCCATCCCAGATCGAGGGACAGATCCGGCTTGCGCTTCACGGGGTTGCCGGAGTCCATCAAGGATTGGAAGCGTGGGTTCTTCTTCCTCTGTTCGCCGACCGCGTGGCCTTGTCCTGTGGAGTGGGGCAGGCCGTCCAAGAGCTCTCTCGTGGACCCCGTGCTCTCCACCGAAGATGAGGCATCGGCGGCCAAGTTGCTACGTGCTCAGGGAGCCTCCTTCATTGATCTTAGGAAGTATCTTTGCCGCAGCAATCTTGCCAACGCCGGGATATCTCCCTTatcggcaccggcacgggcgccgTCATCACCGCAGCTCCCGGCACCGGAGCCGTCGTCACCGCAGCCGTCGTCACCGGAGCCGCCGCCTTCTTATACTTGTACCGCCACCGAGTTCAAAGTGATGGATCCCGCAGTGTACGGCATGATGAAATCCATGCTAGCAGCGAAGGCGGCGGTTGCACAAACACCGGCATCGGCGAACAAGGTGAAAATCGAGCCGGGCGGAGATGCGACGAGATCGTCACCATTGCGTGGGAAGAAGAGGAATCTGGACGAAGCAGGCGGCAGCGACGGCCCACCATGTGTGCTGCCAAACACTCCGCCTACCGCCGATGACAGCTCGGCGCCCACCGGAATTTGTTCCCCAACCGAAGCCTTCTCCCGGAGCAGCCGGAAGATGCAGCATATTCCCAGCGGACACGACGGCGACAGCACCGACTGGGTCGCCGCGAGGGAGAGGCTGCGGGGCGTCGTCCCGCCGCAGCAGGAGCGCGTGTTTGCGGCGACCGAGCCCTCCGACATCGTCGCGTCCAGCTACATCGCCATTCTTCAG GCTGCAAACTAcgcgtccttctccttggcctACGCGCTGGAGCTGGAGCAGCGGCTGGTTGCGCGGGacgcggaggtcgccgcactgcgGACGCAGCTGGAGAAGTCGGAGGACAAGCtcgccgcggcggaggcggaggcggagatgATGAAGGCCGAGCTCGCCGTGCGGCGGCGCGCGCAGGACGCGCTGGATGGCTACGAGCGCTGGCGGGGCGGAAGCAAAACGTGA